The following proteins are co-located in the Cetobacterium sp. NK01 genome:
- a CDS encoding M3 family oligoendopeptidase: MKFKDFKYERPIYDSTKEKINNLIGTLKNSKDIQEQKNIVNEINHIRNHVSSMSSIAHIRHTINTEDEFYDKENEYWDEISPLYQELDSNFYEVMVNHSNKSELVKVFGEQLFKLMENSLKTFSTEIIEDLQEENKEVSKYVKLLASAKILFDGKERNLSGMTPYILSKDRTIRKAAQEAKSTFFINNEKKFDDIFNNLVNIRVKIAHKLGFKNFIELGYLRMNRIDYNSEMVDSFRKQVLESIVPIASNLYEKQKERLNLDTLKYYDEKFEFNDGNPTPKGDSNWIIEQGKKMYHELSPETGEFIDFMINNDLMDLTTKKGKAGGGYCTFIPDYKSPFIFSNFNGTSGDIDVLTHEAGHAFQVYRSSWIEIPELLWATYESSEIHSMSMEFFTWNWMENFFKEDTNKYKYLHLSSAIKFIPYGVLVDHFQHKIYENPNLTPSERKTIWRELEKVYKPHSDYSENPFLNKGTWWFQQAHIFEVPFYYIDYTLAQICALQFWQKMNKDYKNSWKDYLDLCHEGGTKSFLNLLKVAKLQSPFEDKCVENIMIDVKEFLNNFHF; this comes from the coding sequence ATGAAATTTAAAGATTTTAAATACGAAAGACCTATCTATGATTCTACTAAGGAAAAGATAAATAATTTAATAGGAACTTTAAAAAACTCTAAAGATATTCAAGAACAAAAAAATATAGTTAATGAAATAAATCATATTAGAAATCATGTTTCGTCAATGTCTAGTATAGCTCATATTAGACATACAATAAATACTGAAGATGAATTTTATGATAAAGAAAATGAATACTGGGATGAAATCTCACCACTATATCAAGAGCTAGATTCTAATTTTTATGAAGTTATGGTTAATCATTCAAATAAAAGTGAATTAGTTAAAGTGTTTGGAGAACAACTTTTTAAACTTATGGAAAATAGTTTAAAAACATTTTCTACTGAAATTATAGAGGATTTACAAGAAGAGAATAAAGAAGTTTCTAAATATGTTAAACTTTTAGCCTCTGCTAAAATTTTATTTGATGGAAAAGAAAGAAATCTATCAGGTATGACACCCTATATTCTATCTAAAGATAGGACAATTAGAAAAGCTGCCCAAGAAGCAAAATCAACTTTTTTTATAAATAATGAAAAGAAATTTGATGATATTTTTAATAATCTTGTTAATATAAGAGTTAAGATAGCTCATAAACTTGGTTTTAAAAATTTTATTGAATTAGGATATTTAAGAATGAATAGAATTGACTATAACTCTGAAATGGTTGACTCTTTTAGAAAACAAGTTTTAGAAAGTATAGTACCTATAGCTTCTAATCTCTATGAAAAACAAAAGGAAAGATTAAATCTAGATACTCTTAAGTATTATGATGAAAAATTTGAATTTAATGATGGAAATCCTACCCCTAAAGGAGATTCTAACTGGATTATCGAACAAGGTAAAAAGATGTATCACGAACTTTCTCCTGAAACAGGAGAATTTATTGATTTTATGATTAATAACGATCTAATGGATTTGACAACTAAAAAAGGTAAGGCTGGAGGGGGATACTGTACTTTTATTCCTGATTATAAATCTCCTTTTATTTTTTCAAACTTTAATGGAACAAGTGGAGATATTGATGTATTAACTCATGAGGCAGGACATGCTTTTCAAGTTTATAGATCTAGTTGGATTGAAATTCCTGAACTTCTTTGGGCTACATATGAAAGTTCAGAAATTCATTCAATGAGTATGGAATTTTTTACTTGGAATTGGATGGAAAACTTTTTCAAAGAAGATACTAATAAATATAAATATCTTCACCTAAGCAGCGCTATTAAATTTATTCCATATGGTGTATTAGTCGATCATTTTCAACATAAAATTTATGAAAATCCAAATTTAACACCTTCTGAAAGAAAAACCATTTGGAGAGAACTAGAAAAGGTATATAAACCTCATAGCGATTATTCTGAAAATCCGTTTTTAAATAAAGGAACTTGGTGGTTCCAGCAAGCTCATATATTTGAGGTTCCTTTTTATTATATCGATTATACTTTAGCTCAAATTTGTGCTTTACAGTTTTGGCAAAAAATGAACAAAGATTATAAAAATTCTTGGAAAGACTATCTAGACCTTTGTCACGAAGGTGGAACTAAATCTTTTTTAAATCTTTTAAAAGTGGCAAAATTACAATCTCCATTTGAGGATAAATGTGTAGAAAATATAATGATTGATGTTAAAGAATTTTTAAATAATTTTCATTTTTAA
- a CDS encoding TolC family protein, with protein MGKIFFLLLIFNFSLFAKTLDVGVILENHSECSQNALDILKDELNKNFAGTNFSPKITEKYYLTNHNIQDGINKLNANSKIDAVFILTCAPLENITNLKNNKFYSVPLGFGDKGYNVPKNLNYIYSNLNLNDYLMPFKDLNGITEIDVLISNMNSNNLNYLAKHTNIPGIKVNVLRATKDNLLNAIDKKIPSFLIDFNEELKPYAYSGLNLEKEFRKRLRAASLNYMFFKTQKDISQIVEVNPPIKDIYLNSDVASKIDVYPNLIFLQSLSQVNFSQTNYPKLSLKFAIKRALDSNLDLLQVKQNVFSNFYNVKVTNSKRLPQLSANMDYAALDDRSPSFKQGSPTNSVNSYLELSQVIFSDQINASVFIEKLALDSSRKAYDQQKLDTIYYVASTYVNILQLKAQFEIQMSNYNLLRETLNIAQINYNVGAGGLQDVYRLQSDVAGALSDISNIQGEIRAQEIYLNNLLNYPQGNSYTYENLDEVSSYFLLNQNLGKNFTFGSDKAKRIENFLVHGAINNSNSLKQIDNNIKSKEREYVANKRERYLPTVTAAGNYYKNNVVTPWGQNSNKDFPDEYWQAGINVSLPLISGGEIYYNGKVIQSELQALEYNKLSAQSQLSKQVLQTYTTLLSNFVQSYTTKISSDVAKKNLDIVKNLYAEGTITITDFLSAQNNTLSQELNHVIENFNLINSTLKLENLYGKSSLTMSDAERKSLLLELQKELGN; from the coding sequence ATGGGAAAAATCTTTTTTTTACTTTTAATTTTTAATTTTTCTTTGTTTGCTAAAACACTAGATGTTGGAGTTATTTTAGAAAATCACTCTGAATGCTCACAAAATGCTTTAGATATTCTTAAAGATGAATTAAATAAAAATTTTGCAGGTACAAATTTTTCACCTAAAATTACCGAAAAATATTACCTAACTAATCACAATATTCAAGATGGAATAAATAAACTTAATGCCAATTCTAAAATTGACGCTGTTTTTATTTTAACTTGTGCTCCTCTAGAGAACATAACTAATTTAAAAAACAATAAATTCTATTCTGTTCCTCTAGGTTTTGGAGACAAGGGATACAATGTTCCAAAAAATTTAAATTATATTTATAGTAATCTTAATTTAAACGATTACTTAATGCCATTTAAAGATTTAAATGGTATTACAGAAATAGATGTTCTTATTTCTAATATGAATTCAAATAATTTAAATTATCTTGCTAAACATACAAATATTCCTGGAATTAAAGTTAATGTACTTAGAGCTACAAAAGATAATCTTTTAAATGCTATTGATAAAAAAATACCATCATTTCTAATAGATTTTAATGAAGAATTAAAACCTTATGCTTATTCTGGATTAAATTTAGAAAAAGAGTTTAGAAAAAGATTAAGAGCTGCATCTTTAAATTACATGTTTTTTAAAACACAAAAAGATATAAGTCAAATAGTTGAAGTAAATCCACCAATTAAAGATATATACTTAAATTCTGATGTTGCTTCTAAAATTGATGTATATCCTAATTTAATTTTCTTACAAAGTTTATCTCAAGTTAATTTTTCTCAAACAAACTATCCTAAGTTATCATTAAAGTTTGCTATTAAAAGAGCATTAGATTCTAACTTAGACTTATTACAAGTTAAACAAAATGTATTTTCTAACTTCTATAATGTTAAAGTTACTAACTCTAAGAGATTACCTCAACTTTCTGCTAACATGGATTATGCCGCTTTAGATGATAGATCACCTTCTTTTAAACAAGGTTCTCCTACTAACAGTGTAAACTCTTACTTAGAACTTTCACAAGTAATATTTAGTGATCAAATAAACGCTAGTGTTTTCATTGAAAAATTAGCATTAGATTCTAGTAGGAAAGCATATGATCAACAAAAATTAGATACTATATATTACGTTGCTTCTACTTACGTTAATATTTTACAGCTGAAAGCACAATTTGAAATACAAATGAGTAACTATAATCTATTGAGAGAAACATTAAATATAGCTCAAATTAACTACAACGTTGGAGCTGGCGGTTTACAAGATGTTTATAGATTACAATCTGACGTTGCAGGAGCTCTTTCTGACATTTCAAATATTCAAGGAGAAATAAGAGCACAAGAGATCTATTTAAATAACTTACTTAACTATCCTCAAGGAAATAGCTATACTTATGAAAATTTAGATGAAGTATCTTCATATTTTTTACTTAATCAAAACTTAGGTAAAAACTTTACTTTCGGTTCTGACAAAGCTAAAAGAATTGAGAATTTCTTAGTACATGGTGCTATTAATAATTCTAACTCTTTAAAACAAATTGATAACAACATTAAAAGTAAAGAAAGAGAATATGTAGCTAATAAAAGAGAGAGATATTTACCTACTGTTACTGCAGCTGGTAATTACTATAAAAATAATGTTGTTACTCCTTGGGGACAAAACTCTAACAAAGATTTCCCTGATGAATATTGGCAAGCTGGTATTAATGTTTCTTTACCTCTTATAAGTGGAGGAGAGATTTACTATAATGGAAAAGTTATTCAAAGCGAATTACAGGCTCTTGAATACAATAAGCTTTCTGCACAAAGCCAATTATCTAAACAAGTTTTACAAACATATACTACATTATTATCTAACTTTGTTCAAAGTTATACTACTAAGATTTCATCTGATGTAGCTAAAAAAAATCTAGACATTGTAAAAAATCTTTATGCTGAAGGTACTATTACAATTACTGATTTTCTATCTGCACAAAATAACACTTTAAGTCAAGAGCTAAATCATGTTATTGAAAACTTTAACTTAATTAACTCTACTTTAAAACTTGAAAATCTTTATGGAAAATCATCTCTAACAATGAGCGATGCCGAAAGAAAAAGCTTACTTTTAGAACTTCAAAAAGAGTTAGGAAATTAG
- a CDS encoding efflux RND transporter periplasmic adaptor subunit produces MKNKLLICTLLVLLLACGKDKNEDNAGDVKSVVYEKVEKKDYDVKRSYSGTVNTEALSDLSFRVSGTINNRIAQLGDVVKKGQILATLDPIEYQLSYQQSLSDLDKGNANLAESTANFKRSEALYLENSISKASYDSATANYKSAISSVKALEDAVNLAKVKLDYTMLVAPSDGSIGEVKSEVNQTVSPNTVVFVLNTFGERYVEFNVSQSVVGDLNLGEEVEIEIISLNNLKIKGTITNIGTLSVGYGGTYPIKAKIIDPLDNVKVGMTAKVIVTINKPEKIIAVPLTAILTAPNGEKYVYVVQNLENNVGVVKKRVVTLGDTTEIGVEILSGLENNDVVVTKGSSVLLEDQKVSLLKGAE; encoded by the coding sequence ATGAAAAATAAATTACTTATATGCACGCTTTTAGTTTTACTTTTAGCATGTGGAAAAGATAAAAATGAAGACAATGCAGGTGACGTTAAATCTGTTGTTTATGAAAAAGTTGAGAAAAAAGATTATGATGTGAAAAGATCATATTCAGGTACCGTTAATACTGAGGCTTTATCTGATTTAAGTTTCAGAGTTTCAGGAACTATAAATAATCGTATTGCACAACTTGGTGACGTTGTGAAAAAAGGACAAATTTTAGCGACATTAGATCCTATTGAATACCAACTTAGTTATCAGCAATCTTTATCTGATTTAGATAAAGGAAATGCAAATCTAGCTGAATCAACAGCTAATTTTAAAAGATCTGAAGCACTATATTTAGAAAATAGTATTTCTAAAGCTTCTTATGATAGCGCAACTGCAAATTATAAGTCTGCTATTTCATCTGTTAAAGCTTTAGAAGATGCTGTAAATTTAGCTAAAGTTAAACTTGATTACACTATGCTTGTTGCTCCAAGCGATGGATCTATTGGAGAGGTAAAAAGTGAGGTTAACCAAACTGTATCTCCAAACACTGTTGTTTTTGTTCTAAATACTTTTGGTGAAAGATATGTGGAGTTCAATGTTTCTCAATCTGTAGTTGGTGATTTAAATTTAGGAGAGGAAGTAGAAATCGAAATAATTTCTCTTAATAATTTAAAAATTAAAGGAACTATTACAAATATCGGTACTCTTTCTGTTGGATATGGTGGTACTTACCCTATAAAAGCTAAAATTATAGATCCATTAGATAATGTAAAAGTTGGTATGACAGCTAAAGTTATTGTAACAATAAACAAACCTGAAAAAATCATTGCAGTTCCTTTAACTGCTATTTTAACTGCACCAAATGGAGAAAAGTATGTATATGTAGTTCAAAACCTTGAAAATAATGTAGGTGTTGTAAAAAAGAGAGTTGTTACACTAGGTGATACAACTGAAATCGGTGTTGAAATTTTAAGTGGACTTGAAAATAATGATGTTGTCGTTACAAAAGGAAGTAGCGTTCTTTTAGAGGATCAAAAGGTTTCTCTTTTAAAAGGGGCTGAATAG
- a CDS encoding Cof-type HAD-IIB family hydrolase: protein MYKLIVSDLDGTLVDSNKNVSEYTKDIVNLLKQKGIEFIIATGRSYKGAKHVYDTLKLDTEIICNNGTTIYNSNGDLIFQRTIDPKITLEVFKKSLEENCIFFATYGVQVFIGEGTIEEANTFLYNPLDNPIEINLDNINQYIFEKIVLMDKNGNKLKYLSNFFNQYDEINAFISQEDYLDIVHFETSKGQAVKTLANLKNIDLKNVIAFGDAFNDYEMLKVAGKGLVMGNAFEDLKKEFETIGFTNDESGVAKYLANLFLLNK from the coding sequence ATGTATAAATTAATAGTTTCAGATTTAGATGGAACTTTAGTTGATAGTAATAAAAATGTTTCTGAGTATACAAAAGATATTGTAAATTTATTAAAACAAAAAGGGATCGAATTTATTATTGCAACAGGAAGGAGTTATAAAGGTGCTAAGCATGTATACGATACCTTGAAATTGGATACTGAGATTATCTGCAATAATGGAACAACTATTTATAATAGTAACGGAGACCTTATCTTTCAAAGAACTATTGATCCTAAAATTACACTTGAAGTTTTCAAAAAATCTTTAGAAGAAAACTGTATATTTTTTGCTACATACGGTGTACAAGTTTTTATAGGAGAGGGAACTATTGAAGAAGCTAATACTTTTTTATATAATCCTCTAGATAATCCAATTGAAATTAATTTAGACAATATAAATCAATACATATTTGAAAAAATTGTTTTAATGGATAAAAATGGTAATAAATTGAAATATCTTTCAAATTTTTTCAATCAGTACGATGAAATCAATGCCTTTATATCGCAAGAAGACTATTTAGATATTGTCCATTTTGAAACTTCTAAAGGACAAGCTGTAAAAACTTTAGCAAATTTAAAAAATATAGATTTAAAAAATGTTATAGCTTTTGGAGATGCTTTTAATGATTATGAAATGTTAAAAGTAGCCGGAAAAGGACTTGTTATGGGAAATGCTTTTGAAGATTTGAAAAAAGAGTTTGAAACTATAGGTTTTACAAATGATGAAAGTGGTGTTGCTAAGTATTTAGCAAATTTATTTTTGTTGAACAAATAA
- a CDS encoding aldehyde dehydrogenase family protein encodes MKNIDKIEKLKKSFEKNKNLIADALYKDLGKNFEESRLTEYYPVMSEFDYFIKNLEKWSEPEKIRSFFNFIGCGTVLQPEPYGKVLIISPWNYPFNLTFLPLIGAIAAGNEVVLKPSEYSKNSSDIIKKIIEDSALEDIEVVLGDLEETKKILDSKFDYIFFTGSSKVGKEIYLKAAENLTPVTLELGGKSPVIIEDEHCLDEAVEKIIWGKFFNRGQTCIAPDYIYLPKGTSEKFVELARAYIRKNGDVGGKIINDIHFDRLNKLLENQNIIYQNGKIDEDSKDKGVFPFTITLNPKDTDPILEEEIFGPILPLIEYESLDKVYWDLRGKPSPLALYIFRSEKGNISTRGIKAGGVCINGTMLQILDRKVPFGGIGNSGLGQYHGKYSFDTFTHYKPIFEGSSLKISTINRVINLILSKIKK; translated from the coding sequence ATGAAAAATATAGATAAAATAGAGAAGTTAAAAAAATCTTTTGAAAAAAATAAAAATTTAATAGCAGATGCATTATATAAGGATTTAGGGAAAAATTTTGAAGAAAGTAGATTAACAGAATATTATCCTGTAATGTCAGAATTTGATTATTTTATAAAAAATTTAGAAAAGTGGAGTGAGCCTGAGAAAATAAGAAGCTTTTTTAATTTTATAGGTTGTGGAACAGTTTTACAACCAGAACCTTATGGGAAAGTTTTAATTATATCACCTTGGAACTATCCCTTTAATCTAACATTTTTACCATTGATTGGAGCAATAGCAGCAGGAAATGAAGTTGTACTAAAACCCTCAGAATATTCAAAAAATTCTAGTGATATAATAAAAAAAATAATTGAAGACAGTGCACTAGAGGATATCGAAGTAGTTTTAGGAGACTTAGAAGAAACAAAAAAAATCTTAGATTCTAAATTTGACTATATATTTTTTACAGGAAGTAGTAAAGTTGGTAAAGAAATTTATTTAAAGGCTGCAGAAAATCTAACTCCAGTAACATTAGAACTTGGCGGGAAATCTCCAGTAATAATAGAAGATGAGCACTGTTTAGATGAAGCGGTAGAAAAAATAATTTGGGGTAAATTTTTTAATAGAGGACAAACATGTATAGCTCCAGACTATATTTATTTACCAAAAGGAACAAGTGAAAAATTTGTAGAGCTAGCAAGAGCTTATATAAGAAAAAATGGAGATGTTGGAGGAAAAATAATAAATGATATACATTTTGATAGATTAAATAAACTTTTAGAAAATCAAAATATAATATATCAAAATGGAAAAATTGATGAAGATAGTAAGGATAAAGGAGTTTTTCCATTTACAATAACTTTAAATCCAAAAGATACAGATCCTATTTTAGAAGAAGAAATTTTTGGTCCAATACTACCGCTAATTGAATATGAGAGTCTAGATAAAGTGTATTGGGATTTAAGAGGAAAGCCTTCACCTTTAGCCTTGTATATATTTAGAAGCGAAAAAGGAAATATATCTACAAGAGGAATAAAAGCAGGAGGAGTTTGTATTAATGGAACAATGCTACAAATTTTAGATAGAAAGGTGCCGTTTGGTGGTATAGGTAATAGTGGATTAGGACAATATCATGGAAAGTATTCTTTTGATACTTTTACACATTATAAACCTATCTTTGAAGGAAGTAGTTTAAAGATATCTACTATAAATAGAGTTATTAATTTAATTTTAAGTAAAATAAAAAAATAA
- a CDS encoding efflux RND transporter permease subunit encodes MKLTELAIKNKVTTYFLIVILLIGGYLSYDKSEKAQDPGFTIKVALITTNWPGATAKQMADLVSKRIADQVQNMDSLWYVNSTNTDGQSNVYVNIKAEYKDIQPVWTELRNRINTFVVPNLPQGVQAPQINTFYGDIYGTLLAIGGDGYTYEELYKTAYQLKEVLLFNVPQIGSIDISGIQNETIYIDVDNKLLSQSGITLENIINTLNKSNVIIKGGNIVIEDNRLKVSPSGNFKSIDDIKNTIITSPNGNSSIYLSEIANVYKGYQEPSPYSIDFNGNKSLVLGISLGAGEDVLLMGKGIQKTLKEYRDALPIGLEVGEIYYLPDLVQTNVTAFIVNLFQAVTTIILVMLIFLGLRSGLIVAALTPTSIAFTLIGLYWFGYGINQITLAGLIIALGMLVDNAVVMSENITVLLEEGQSRMDACLESSKTLAIPLFVSSLTTIMAFSPIILNKQNMGEYVGPLTIVVMFALMSSWLINQTFIPLLCYDFIKLKPGEKQNLNSKPYTMYREILILVLKHKKVTVIGTAISFIFGLWLLGLAPANFMPASTDPVMSTYISLPKGTDINYTREVVEDLNKFIAKNYSTGPQEPLPPGLWDYLTTGGTTKTYEKAGVLSWGSFIGGGAPRFSTGYSPQTQLPEYAYIMYNLTDYKLIPKLSKEINEYLLNKYPDMDVVSKGLGSGVSLAKDLGYVFASRDIDLLKKVSEEVKTKLTSLKGAYAVSDNWGIEVPEIFIEVNTEKAQMAGFNNETVGTYLQYVLQGYNASVYRNFEAPPQSTIIPIVLRATNEYKNDLNSIESIELINSQGQAVPLKQIANITLNYSNSLVATRNMAYSIEIDAAIRDFTTPLEVNKQFMPWLNEKLKEWGPSVKYYSSGIMQTSDENQQALFQQVPIAILGMFFLVVAQFNSMKKGLTIMLVIPLSILGVAIGLLITNTDLGFMAMIGIISLAGVVLNHAIILVDKMTIEKDVLKRTDQDAVVFGCQSRLRPIFLTVATTLVGLLPLYFFGGPLFQPVAVVLIFGLVTDTVLALGVIPVIYALFYKINFSDYTYDERRLIENTPSDTKNN; translated from the coding sequence ATGAAGTTAACCGAATTAGCAATTAAGAATAAAGTTACTACCTATTTTTTAATAGTAATCCTGCTTATTGGTGGATATCTATCTTACGACAAATCAGAGAAAGCTCAAGATCCTGGTTTTACAATAAAAGTAGCTCTTATTACAACAAATTGGCCTGGTGCTACAGCTAAGCAGATGGCTGATTTAGTTAGTAAAAGAATTGCCGACCAAGTTCAAAATATGGATTCGTTATGGTATGTTAATTCCACTAATACAGATGGACAATCTAATGTGTATGTTAATATCAAAGCTGAATATAAAGATATTCAGCCTGTTTGGACAGAGCTGAGAAATAGAATTAATACATTTGTTGTTCCAAATCTTCCTCAAGGAGTTCAGGCTCCTCAAATAAACACCTTCTATGGTGATATTTATGGAACTCTTCTTGCTATTGGGGGAGATGGATACACTTATGAGGAGCTTTATAAAACTGCATACCAATTAAAAGAAGTTTTATTGTTTAATGTTCCTCAAATTGGAAGTATTGATATTTCTGGTATTCAAAACGAAACTATCTATATTGATGTAGATAACAAACTTTTATCTCAATCTGGTATAACTTTAGAAAATATAATAAATACTTTAAATAAATCTAATGTTATTATTAAGGGTGGTAATATTGTTATTGAAGATAATAGACTTAAAGTTTCTCCAAGTGGTAACTTTAAAAGTATTGATGACATTAAAAATACTATTATTACTAGTCCTAATGGAAATTCAAGTATTTATTTAAGTGAGATAGCTAATGTCTATAAAGGCTACCAAGAACCATCTCCTTACTCTATTGATTTTAATGGTAATAAATCTTTAGTTTTAGGAATATCTTTAGGAGCTGGAGAAGACGTTTTATTAATGGGAAAAGGAATTCAAAAAACTCTAAAAGAGTATAGAGATGCTTTACCAATAGGTTTAGAAGTTGGAGAGATCTATTATCTTCCAGATTTAGTTCAAACAAATGTAACTGCATTTATTGTTAACCTTTTCCAAGCTGTTACTACAATTATTTTAGTTATGCTTATTTTCTTAGGGTTACGTTCTGGATTAATTGTTGCTGCTTTAACACCTACTTCTATAGCCTTTACACTTATTGGACTTTATTGGTTCGGCTATGGAATAAACCAAATAACTCTAGCAGGACTTATAATTGCTTTAGGAATGCTTGTTGACAACGCTGTTGTTATGTCTGAAAATATAACTGTATTATTAGAAGAGGGACAAAGTAGAATGGATGCTTGTTTAGAGTCTTCTAAAACACTTGCAATTCCATTATTTGTAAGTTCTCTTACAACAATTATGGCATTCTCACCTATAATTTTAAATAAACAAAATATGGGTGAATATGTTGGACCACTTACTATTGTTGTTATGTTTGCTCTTATGAGTTCATGGTTAATAAACCAAACGTTTATTCCTTTACTATGTTATGATTTTATAAAATTAAAACCTGGTGAAAAACAAAATTTAAATAGTAAACCTTATACAATGTATAGAGAAATTTTAATATTAGTTTTAAAACATAAAAAAGTTACTGTTATTGGAACAGCCATATCTTTTATCTTTGGGCTTTGGTTACTTGGTCTTGCACCGGCTAACTTTATGCCAGCTTCAACTGACCCAGTTATGTCAACATATATAAGTTTACCTAAGGGAACTGATATTAATTACACAAGAGAGGTTGTTGAAGATTTAAATAAATTTATTGCAAAGAATTACAGTACTGGTCCTCAAGAACCACTTCCACCTGGACTTTGGGATTATCTTACAACTGGTGGAACAACAAAAACATATGAAAAAGCCGGTGTTTTAAGCTGGGGGTCATTTATTGGAGGAGGTGCTCCTAGATTCTCTACTGGATATTCACCACAGACTCAACTACCTGAATATGCTTACATTATGTATAATCTAACAGATTATAAATTAATACCAAAATTAAGCAAAGAGATTAACGAGTATCTTTTAAATAAGTATCCTGATATGGACGTTGTATCTAAAGGATTAGGAAGTGGAGTATCTCTTGCTAAAGATTTAGGATATGTTTTTGCATCTCGTGATATAGATCTGTTAAAAAAAGTTTCTGAAGAAGTAAAAACTAAATTAACCTCTTTAAAAGGAGCTTATGCTGTTTCAGACAACTGGGGTATTGAAGTTCCTGAAATTTTTATAGAAGTTAATACTGAAAAAGCTCAAATGGCAGGATTTAACAATGAAACTGTTGGAACTTATTTACAATATGTTCTTCAAGGTTATAACGCAAGTGTTTATAGAAACTTTGAAGCTCCACCACAAAGTACAATTATTCCAATAGTTTTAAGAGCTACTAATGAGTATAAAAATGATTTAAATTCAATTGAATCAATTGAATTAATTAACTCACAAGGCCAAGCAGTTCCTTTAAAACAAATTGCAAACATAACACTAAATTATTCTAATAGTCTAGTTGCTACAAGAAATATGGCATATTCAATTGAAATTGATGCTGCAATTAGAGACTTTACTACTCCATTAGAAGTTAATAAACAATTTATGCCTTGGTTAAATGAAAAATTAAAAGAATGGGGTCCAAGTGTTAAATATTATTCATCTGGTATTATGCAAACATCTGATGAGAACCAACAAGCTTTATTCCAACAAGTTCCAATAGCAATTTTAGGTATGTTTTTCCTTGTAGTTGCTCAGTTTAACTCTATGAAAAAAGGACTTACTATTATGTTAGTAATTCCACTTTCTATATTAGGAGTTGCAATTGGTTTACTAATTACAAATACAGATCTTGGATTTATGGCAATGATTGGTATTATATCTCTTGCTGGAGTTGTTCTTAACCATGCTATCATTCTGGTCGATAAGATGACCATTGAAAAAGATGTTTTAAAACGTACAGATCAAGATGCAGTTGTGTTTGGTTGTCAATCAAGACTTAGACCTATTTTCCTAACTGTTGCAACAACATTAGTTGGTCTATTACCTCTATACTTCTTCGGTGGACCATTATTCCAACCAGTTGCTGTTGTTCTTATATTTGGTCTTGTTACAGATACAGTTTTAGCTCTTGGAGTTATTCCTGTTATATATGCACTTTTCTATAAAATAAACTTCTCTGATTACACATATGATGAGCGTCGTTTAATAGAAAATACTCCAAGTGATACGAAAAATAATTAA